In one window of Maribacter sp. BPC-D8 DNA:
- a CDS encoding BatA domain-containing protein: MQFKYPELLWGLLLLLIPIIIHLFQLRRFKKTPFTNVKFLKQVVSESRKSSTLKKWLLLFTRMGLLAALVLAFAQPFIANDAALKEKETVFYLDDSFSMNGQIENGNLFKNTIQDFIKYIPNDQRFTLFTNKQVFKDVEVKDIQNELLNLTVAADQLGVAEIILKGNTYFSDNTASQKNLVVISDFQKRMGDFSEVDTTKNINIQYIKPSNTSITNTSIDSVFIAERTNDNIELVALLSTNADDETIPVSLYNDNKLIAKTSAKFDTDNTAEVRFTVNANDVVLGKVSITDTSLDYDNQFFFNIDKKSKIKVLAIGDSSADFLSRIYTEDDFDFTVSTLNQLNYSTIENQDLVILNEIQKIPSALNTALKSLSNNGGSFVLIPSVDGDISSYNELASAYFNSNFLNGISQEISISEVKTAHPLFINVFDKKVSDFQFPTVKKYFKINSKAPTALSFQNKEPFLIGNKNGYFFTAAISSDNSNFKNSPLIVPAFYNMGMNSLKLPPLYATIGTDVEIELPITLQQDDIIKIANETNEFIPQQRVLPKKVQVNFIENPKEAGIYKIMHNDKTIRSISFNNNREESALIYTPLPENNSDTSLSNFFLESQKNNAINEFWKWFAILALAFVLIETALQRFLK; the protein is encoded by the coding sequence CAATTTAAATATCCAGAACTTCTTTGGGGTCTTTTACTACTACTCATTCCGATCATTATTCACCTTTTTCAATTACGTCGATTTAAGAAAACGCCCTTTACCAACGTAAAGTTCTTAAAACAAGTAGTTTCTGAATCTAGAAAAAGCAGCACATTAAAAAAGTGGTTATTACTTTTTACTAGAATGGGCTTGTTAGCAGCTTTAGTACTAGCATTTGCACAGCCATTTATTGCCAATGACGCTGCACTGAAAGAAAAAGAAACTGTTTTCTACTTAGACGATTCTTTTAGTATGAACGGGCAAATTGAAAATGGCAACCTCTTTAAAAACACCATACAAGATTTTATAAAATACATACCCAACGATCAGCGCTTTACCCTATTCACCAACAAACAGGTATTTAAAGATGTTGAAGTAAAAGATATTCAAAATGAATTGTTGAATCTTACCGTAGCTGCAGATCAGTTGGGTGTTGCCGAAATTATTTTAAAAGGAAATACCTATTTCAGCGATAATACTGCTTCTCAAAAAAACCTAGTGGTTATTTCAGATTTTCAGAAACGTATGGGAGACTTTAGCGAGGTTGATACGACAAAAAATATCAATATTCAGTACATAAAACCGTCTAACACATCAATTACGAATACGTCTATTGATTCTGTCTTTATTGCCGAACGCACTAATGATAATATTGAATTGGTTGCGCTACTATCTACCAATGCTGATGATGAAACTATACCCGTCTCATTATACAACGATAACAAGCTTATCGCTAAAACATCTGCTAAATTTGATACTGATAATACGGCTGAAGTCCGGTTTACTGTCAACGCCAACGATGTTGTTTTAGGCAAGGTAAGCATCACAGATACCAGCTTGGATTATGACAATCAATTCTTCTTTAACATTGATAAGAAATCGAAAATTAAGGTATTGGCAATCGGCGATTCATCTGCAGATTTCTTAAGTCGTATCTATACCGAAGATGATTTTGACTTTACAGTAAGCACATTAAATCAATTGAATTACAGCACTATAGAGAATCAAGATTTGGTTATACTTAACGAGATTCAAAAAATACCAAGCGCTCTTAATACCGCTCTGAAGTCTTTAAGTAATAATGGCGGCAGTTTCGTTTTGATTCCCTCAGTTGATGGCGATATATCTTCTTATAACGAATTAGCATCCGCATATTTCAATAGCAATTTCTTAAACGGAATATCTCAAGAGATTTCAATTTCAGAGGTAAAAACAGCACATCCATTATTTATAAATGTGTTTGACAAGAAGGTTAGCGATTTTCAATTTCCGACTGTAAAAAAATATTTCAAAATAAATTCTAAAGCACCGACAGCACTTTCTTTTCAAAATAAAGAGCCGTTTTTAATAGGGAATAAAAATGGGTATTTCTTTACGGCAGCGATTAGTAGCGATAATTCAAACTTCAAAAATTCACCTTTAATAGTACCTGCCTTTTATAATATGGGTATGAACAGTTTAAAGCTACCGCCATTGTATGCAACTATTGGCACTGACGTTGAAATAGAATTACCGATTACCTTACAGCAAGACGATATTATTAAAATCGCTAACGAAACCAATGAGTTTATACCACAGCAGCGCGTATTACCAAAAAAAGTACAGGTCAATTTTATAGAGAATCCGAAAGAAGCCGGCATCTATAAAATCATGCATAATGACAAAACCATTAGAAGCATCAGTTTTAATAATAACAGAGAAGAGAGTGCATTAATTTACACTCCTTTACCAGAAAATAACAGCGATACATCACTATCGAATTTCTTTTTAGAAAGTCAAAAAAACAATGCCATAAACGAGTTTTGGAAATGGTTTGCTATTTTAGCATTAGCATTTGTTTTAATAGAAACGGCACTTCAAAGATTCTTAAAATAA
- a CDS encoding dihydroorotase, with translation MNILLKSVTIVNGNTKSLHLKKRDILIKNGVIDAIETTIEPSGKTKVIDIKNLHVSLGWFDSGVSFGEPGYEERETIENGLLTAAKSGFTDVILNTSSYPTPDSASDIVYLKNAAKDQLTGLHPLGNLTVKGDGEVLAELYDMKNVGALGFYDYKHPMANANLLKIALQYAQNFDGLVFSFPLDKSISGKGIVNEGITSTKLGLKGIPTLAEELQIARDLFILEYTGGKLFIPTISTASSVKLIADAKKKGLQVFCSVAAHNLVITDSALEDFDTQYKVMPPLRTAADLKSLQKGVKNGTIDFVTSDHTPLNVELKHVEFDNADFGTIGLESTFGMLNELLGVEDTIELLTKGRSVFGMKEPELKVGQPVNLSLFTTDDAYEFSEDQILSSSKNSIAIGKPMKGKVVGSIANNQLVLNK, from the coding sequence ATGAATATACTTTTAAAATCTGTTACGATAGTAAATGGGAACACGAAGAGTCTTCATTTAAAGAAGCGGGATATTCTTATTAAAAACGGAGTTATAGATGCTATTGAAACCACTATTGAACCAAGCGGTAAAACAAAGGTTATTGATATTAAAAACTTACATGTTTCTTTAGGATGGTTTGATAGCGGCGTTAGTTTTGGTGAGCCTGGGTACGAAGAGAGAGAAACTATTGAAAACGGATTGTTAACGGCTGCCAAAAGCGGATTTACAGATGTCATCTTAAATACAAGCAGCTACCCAACACCAGATTCAGCTTCCGATATTGTCTATTTAAAAAATGCAGCCAAAGATCAATTAACTGGTTTACACCCTTTAGGCAACCTAACTGTAAAAGGAGATGGCGAAGTACTCGCAGAGCTTTATGACATGAAGAATGTAGGTGCATTAGGCTTTTATGACTATAAGCACCCGATGGCAAATGCCAACCTATTAAAAATTGCGTTGCAGTACGCTCAGAATTTCGACGGACTCGTATTTTCTTTTCCGTTGGATAAAAGCATATCTGGTAAAGGCATCGTTAATGAAGGTATTACCAGCACCAAATTAGGTTTAAAAGGGATACCTACCCTAGCGGAAGAATTACAGATAGCAAGAGATTTATTTATTTTAGAATATACAGGAGGAAAATTATTTATCCCAACCATTTCTACAGCAAGTTCTGTAAAACTGATTGCCGATGCCAAGAAAAAAGGATTACAAGTATTCTGCAGCGTAGCAGCTCACAATCTTGTTATTACCGATAGTGCGTTAGAAGATTTTGACACACAATATAAAGTAATGCCACCACTGAGAACGGCAGCAGATTTAAAGTCACTTCAAAAAGGAGTTAAAAACGGAACTATAGATTTTGTAACATCTGATCACACACCATTGAATGTTGAACTGAAGCATGTGGAGTTTGATAATGCTGATTTTGGCACCATAGGTCTAGAAAGCACCTTTGGTATGTTGAACGAACTTTTAGGTGTTGAAGACACTATTGAACTGCTAACAAAAGGAAGATCAGTTTTCGGAATGAAAGAGCCAGAATTGAAAGTTGGACAACCAGTAAACCTTTCTCTTTTTACTACAGATGATGCTTACGAATTTTCAGAAGATCAGATCCTTAGCTCCAGTAAAAACTCCATCGCAATCGGCAAACCAATGAAAGGAAAAGTAGTTGGATCAATTGCAAATAACCAATTAGTATTAAATAAGTAA
- a CDS encoding alpha/beta hydrolase, with protein MTTAPLSLEHIIKPSSLTDKKPPVLFMLHGYGSNEEDLFSFAPELPEELCIIAVRAPYILQPYGYAWYAINFDDEKGKWSDDDQAIESRDKIKNFIDEACSTYGLDENNVNLLGFSQGTILSYAVALSYPEKVKNIIALSGYINEDILIDSYKDNNFDNLNFYCSHGDMDQVIPVDWARKAPELLTTLGIKHVYEEFPAGHGVAPQNFYSLKKWISDKI; from the coding sequence ATGACAACAGCTCCCCTTTCTTTAGAACACATTATTAAGCCTTCTAGCTTAACCGATAAAAAACCACCAGTACTTTTTATGCTGCATGGCTACGGTAGTAATGAAGAAGATTTATTTTCTTTCGCTCCAGAATTGCCAGAAGAACTATGTATTATAGCCGTTCGTGCACCTTATATATTACAGCCTTATGGTTATGCTTGGTACGCCATTAATTTTGATGATGAAAAAGGAAAATGGAGTGATGATGACCAAGCCATTGAATCTCGCGACAAAATCAAGAATTTCATTGATGAAGCCTGTTCTACGTATGGGTTAGATGAAAATAATGTAAACCTTTTAGGCTTTAGTCAAGGTACCATTCTAAGTTATGCCGTGGCATTATCATATCCTGAAAAAGTAAAGAATATTATCGCTTTAAGCGGATATATTAATGAAGATATATTAATAGATTCTTATAAGGATAACAACTTCGATAACCTTAATTTCTATTGCTCTCATGGCGATATGGATCAAGTGATACCGGTAGACTGGGCTAGAAAAGCACCCGAATTATTAACAACGTTAGGTATTAAGCACGTGTATGAAGAATTTCCTGCAGGGCATGGTGTTGCACCGCAGAATTTCTACTCCCTTAAAAAATGGATTTCAGATAAAATCTAG
- a CDS encoding hydrolase — protein sequence MKSKIYLYLFLFVSLICLYLVVSSGNMTKANAETITRLESKVENLKDSLQRSSLKVLDMQYFSLENNDDALAYFEHLNINDPAAYVADKLLETNAQKGDNPLVPYEGMQNEFKINKIKVLNHKWILTDFSDGKYWGELLIKYELKDDLGVDFTLIDHLLYTRSN from the coding sequence ATGAAGAGCAAAATATACCTTTATTTATTTCTATTTGTATCCTTAATCTGTCTATACCTAGTTGTTAGCAGTGGTAATATGACTAAAGCTAATGCTGAAACTATTACAAGGCTAGAAAGTAAAGTGGAAAATTTGAAAGACTCGCTTCAGAGATCTTCTTTGAAAGTACTTGATATGCAGTATTTTTCTTTAGAGAATAATGACGATGCACTTGCTTATTTCGAGCATTTAAATATAAATGATCCTGCAGCCTATGTTGCCGATAAATTATTGGAAACCAATGCTCAAAAAGGTGATAATCCGTTAGTACCTTATGAAGGAATGCAGAACGAGTTTAAAATCAATAAAATCAAAGTACTGAACCATAAATGGATACTTACCGATTTCTCTGATGGTAAATATTGGGGCGAGCTGTTGATTAAGTATGAATTAAAAGATGACCTAGGTGTAGATTTCACCTTAATTGATCATCTTTTATATACGCGTAGTAACTAG
- a CDS encoding MBL fold metallo-hydrolase translates to MMNKLRVTFLGTGTSQGIPIIGSTHPVCLSDNPKDKRLRVSVLLSWDDYNYVIDCGPDFRQQMLTHNVMHLDGILYTHEHSDHTAGLDDIRPFFFRQGNIPIYAHKRVVESLKTRFAYIFQEKNKYPGAPTVDINLVNNNEPFKIGDSEVTPINVLHNELQVFGYRLGDFTYLTDVKTIEPKEIEKIKGSKVVVVNALRLEPHISHFNLEEALAFIKEVNPEKAYITHISHLLGFHEEVEKILPKNVHLAYDNLTITI, encoded by the coding sequence ATGATGAACAAATTACGTGTAACATTTTTAGGAACGGGAACTTCTCAAGGTATTCCAATAATTGGTAGTACGCATCCGGTTTGTTTGAGTGATAACCCAAAGGATAAAAGACTGCGGGTTTCAGTTTTACTTTCTTGGGATGATTATAACTATGTTATTGATTGTGGTCCAGATTTTCGTCAGCAAATGCTAACCCATAATGTGATGCATCTTGATGGTATTTTATACACGCATGAACATTCGGATCATACTGCTGGTTTAGATGATATTCGTCCTTTTTTCTTTAGACAAGGTAATATTCCTATTTATGCTCATAAAAGGGTAGTGGAGTCTTTAAAAACTCGTTTTGCGTATATATTTCAAGAAAAGAACAAATACCCGGGTGCACCAACAGTTGATATCAATCTTGTTAATAATAATGAGCCATTTAAGATTGGTGATAGCGAGGTTACACCAATTAATGTCTTGCATAACGAACTTCAGGTCTTTGGCTACAGATTAGGGGATTTTACTTATCTCACTGATGTAAAAACGATTGAACCAAAAGAGATAGAGAAAATAAAAGGTTCTAAAGTTGTTGTGGTTAATGCATTAAGATTAGAGCCTCATATTTCTCATTTTAATCTAGAAGAGGCACTTGCTTTTATAAAAGAAGTTAACCCGGAAAAAGCATACATAACACATATTAGCCACTTGCTTGGTTTTCACGAAGAAGTAGAAAAAATACTGCCGAAAAATGTACATTTGGCATACGATAATTTAACTATTACTATTTAA
- a CDS encoding TonB-dependent receptor, giving the protein MASVLKRDSVFENIPSIKAKTLRINLNPDIYGTFAEIGAGQETARHFFRSGGASGTIAKAMSAYDKDFSDAIYGIETDGRYVTQARLKTMLDYEMQLMEERISRENHPERLFFSYANTVATIDFSKRYKGHGWIGIRYQLDPTQKEYDEIILHIRFKQNEARLQQETLGILGVNLIYGAFYKYHKPKKMLKYLYDHIDKDTLEIDMINFSGPNFKDVDNRLMSLQLIKNDMTDAVMFGPDGNNLLPAAILYKKNILALRGSFRPVTKVNLDMFEKSYDIFIRDKGVDQNNTIVIFEITLSNLKASGEIDEQDFMDRAELLCSLGHSVMISKFQEYYKLVEYFNNYTKNRIGLTMGVNNLVDIFDEKYYRHLSGGILEAFGKLFFKDLQVYLYPMKNPDTGQIMTSNNVKVHPRMKELYKFFKYNGKVMDIIDYEPEVMHIFSRDVLKKLMNNDEGWEKMLPEGIAEIIKKRQLFTRKTDDQETE; this is encoded by the coding sequence ATGGCATCGGTATTAAAAAGAGATAGTGTTTTTGAAAATATTCCCTCTATTAAAGCAAAAACCCTACGTATAAATCTGAATCCGGATATATACGGAACCTTCGCAGAAATTGGCGCCGGACAAGAAACCGCACGTCATTTCTTTAGATCTGGTGGTGCCTCGGGTACTATTGCAAAAGCAATGAGTGCCTATGACAAAGATTTTAGTGATGCAATTTATGGTATCGAGACAGATGGGCGATATGTAACCCAAGCGAGATTAAAAACCATGCTTGATTATGAAATGCAATTGATGGAAGAGCGTATTAGTCGCGAAAACCACCCAGAAAGATTGTTCTTTTCATATGCAAATACGGTAGCCACCATTGATTTCTCTAAACGATACAAAGGTCACGGATGGATCGGTATTCGTTACCAACTAGACCCAACGCAGAAAGAATATGATGAAATTATTCTTCATATTCGTTTTAAGCAAAACGAAGCACGATTACAACAAGAAACGCTAGGTATTCTTGGTGTTAACTTAATATACGGTGCATTTTACAAGTACCATAAGCCAAAGAAAATGTTGAAATATCTATATGACCATATAGATAAGGATACCTTAGAAATTGATATGATCAACTTCTCTGGACCTAATTTCAAAGATGTTGATAACCGTTTAATGAGCTTACAGCTTATTAAAAATGACATGACAGATGCTGTAATGTTCGGTCCTGACGGTAATAACCTATTGCCAGCGGCTATACTTTACAAAAAGAATATTTTAGCCTTACGTGGTAGTTTTAGACCTGTAACCAAAGTGAATTTAGATATGTTTGAAAAGTCTTATGACATTTTCATTCGTGATAAAGGTGTTGATCAAAACAATACCATCGTAATTTTTGAGATAACGCTTTCTAACTTAAAAGCATCTGGTGAAATCGATGAACAAGATTTTATGGATAGGGCAGAATTGCTTTGTTCTCTTGGTCATTCGGTAATGATTTCTAAATTTCAAGAGTATTACAAATTAGTAGAATACTTTAATAATTACACCAAAAACAGAATTGGTTTGACCATGGGTGTAAACAACCTGGTAGACATATTCGATGAAAAATATTACCGTCATTTAAGTGGTGGTATACTAGAAGCATTCGGTAAATTATTCTTTAAAGATTTACAGGTGTATCTATACCCAATGAAGAACCCAGATACTGGTCAGATTATGACAAGTAATAATGTTAAGGTTCACCCACGTATGAAAGAATTGTACAAGTTCTTTAAATACAATGGCAAGGTTATGGACATCATAGATTACGAACCAGAAGTAATGCATATTTTCTCTAGAGATGTTCTTAAGAAATTAATGAACAATGATGAAGGTTGGGAAAAAATGCT